A genomic region of Fodinisporobacter ferrooxydans contains the following coding sequences:
- a CDS encoding GNAT family N-acetyltransferase — protein MSNLTFEYLDYKHEGIIQEFICDEEPSVAIFLKEHALRLHKLQSAITRLYFDENQNLIGFFTLFNDHVSIHKGIVKKENWELPNELSQFPAIKLHYFGVDSRFQRRGYGEYLLLEVIDICQDIVRVSGCNFLTLEAFENVVEFYKTYGFIRFNTRKQFIQGQRVVLTDMALKLGELD, from the coding sequence GTGTCGAATTTGACCTTTGAGTATTTGGATTACAAACACGAAGGTATCATTCAAGAATTTATTTGCGATGAAGAACCTAGTGTTGCGATTTTTTTAAAAGAGCATGCATTGAGATTACACAAACTTCAATCGGCAATTACTCGATTATATTTTGACGAAAATCAAAATTTGATCGGGTTTTTTACATTATTTAATGATCATGTTTCGATACACAAAGGAATCGTTAAAAAAGAAAATTGGGAGCTTCCGAATGAATTGAGTCAATTTCCAGCGATTAAACTCCATTACTTCGGAGTAGACTCTCGTTTTCAAAGACGAGGGTATGGAGAGTATCTATTACTCGAAGTGATAGATATTTGCCAAGATATTGTTCGAGTCAGCGGGTGTAACTTTTTAACATTAGAGGCATTTGAAAATGTAGTTGAATTTTACAAAACATACGGTTTTATACGTTTTAATACTCGCAAGCAATTCATACAAGGACAACGAGTTGTACTTACGGATATGGCTTTAAAATTAGGTGAACTTGATTAG
- a CDS encoding ORF6C domain-containing protein has product MLSEKVIELHGVTVKNLNEQARALQRSFDLMNQMYLEVKSVKGEVDTFKSEMDEFRKEFHDENRLIPGEVDDLCVLVRDRSVAIAKELSNEIMDEKEFKTLVGKIRHIIWRKLNKRYGAAKYIHIKRKYFEESKDFISNFKIEDYI; this is encoded by the coding sequence ATGTTATCTGAAAAAGTGATCGAACTCCACGGTGTAACTGTTAAAAATCTCAATGAGCAAGCGCGGGCATTGCAAAGATCGTTTGATTTAATGAATCAGATGTATCTCGAAGTGAAATCCGTGAAAGGTGAAGTGGATACTTTTAAATCTGAAATGGATGAATTTCGCAAAGAATTTCACGACGAAAACCGTTTGATTCCCGGCGAAGTTGATGATCTTTGTGTGTTGGTTCGAGATCGTTCTGTTGCAATCGCAAAAGAATTATCGAATGAAATCATGGACGAAAAAGAGTTTAAAACGTTAGTTGGGAAAATCCGTCACATCATCTGGAGAAAGTTAAACAAAAGATATGGAGCTGCTAAGTACATCCATATCAAACGAAAGTATTTCGAAGAATCAAAAGATTTTATCAGCAATTTTAAAATAGAGGATTACATCTAA
- a CDS encoding ParB N-terminal domain-containing protein — protein sequence MLIDIAKIKVTDRIRKEFGNIDELAQDIELNGLINPPVVTPDYELIAGERRLQACKKLGYQQLEVRVMSVKDYEHQLRLEISENEKRKNFTFSEGLEWAKRLEQIEVLKAQERMKNPTQNFAQGSSKGESAEIVAKQTGFGNKETYRQAKFIAEHADEETIRKLNEEKISIHRAYMETKKRMEEAENAKTVAENRAKHLEQELANERNKPAQVIEKEVIKEVVPDKIQKKLKDDEVNLNIVKAAYREAKERIAELERKINDPSTDTELLEKKAKKLELEKHISIFELQLKIKKFLEDASPSLFLQGAIAKSNGLFRKDLLDSIESLERFSYSLRQYLNADITEIFDAEYKEVM from the coding sequence TTGTTAATAGATATTGCAAAAATTAAAGTTACCGATCGAATTAGGAAAGAATTTGGAAACATCGATGAACTCGCACAAGACATCGAATTAAACGGGTTAATTAACCCACCAGTTGTAACTCCTGACTATGAACTGATTGCTGGTGAAAGACGTTTACAAGCTTGTAAAAAACTCGGTTATCAGCAATTAGAAGTCCGTGTGATGTCTGTTAAAGATTATGAGCATCAATTAAGACTTGAGATCAGCGAGAACGAAAAACGAAAGAATTTCACATTTTCAGAAGGTCTTGAATGGGCAAAACGTTTGGAACAAATAGAAGTGTTAAAAGCCCAAGAGCGAATGAAGAACCCTACGCAAAATTTTGCGCAGGGTAGCTCGAAGGGTGAATCAGCAGAAATAGTTGCAAAACAAACCGGATTCGGAAACAAAGAAACATACCGTCAAGCCAAATTCATCGCTGAACATGCCGACGAAGAAACTATTCGTAAACTAAACGAAGAAAAAATAAGTATTCATCGCGCATACATGGAAACGAAAAAGAGGATGGAGGAGGCCGAAAACGCCAAGACGGTTGCTGAAAACCGTGCCAAGCACCTTGAACAGGAACTCGCCAACGAACGTAACAAACCAGCGCAAGTGATCGAGAAGGAAGTTATAAAAGAGGTTGTGCCGGATAAGATTCAAAAGAAACTCAAAGACGATGAAGTGAATCTCAATATCGTAAAAGCCGCATACCGAGAAGCGAAGGAACGAATCGCCGAACTTGAAAGAAAAATCAATGATCCATCAACTGATACAGAGTTGTTAGAGAAAAAAGCAAAGAAGTTGGAACTCGAAAAGCACATTAGTATTTTCGAATTACAACTCAAAATTAAAAAGTTTCTGGAAGATGCTTCCCCTAGTTTGTTTTTGCAGGGCGCTATCGCTAAATCAAACGGTTTGTTTCGCAAAGATTTGTTGGATTCAATTGAATCGTTAGAACGCTTTTCTTATTCCTTACGCCAATACTTAAACGCCGACATCACAGAAATATTTGATGCAGAATACAAGGAGGTTATGTAG
- a CDS encoding helix-turn-helix domain-containing protein: protein MGKTMIKLKKLRKRNGYSQKEIADILGISQPGYQKIENGQRRMSLETAQQLKNILGAQYIDDLLDETS from the coding sequence ATGGGTAAAACAATGATCAAACTAAAAAAGCTCAGAAAAAGAAACGGTTACAGCCAAAAAGAAATTGCTGACATACTTGGCATTTCACAACCGGGTTATCAGAAAATCGAAAATGGTCAACGTAGAATGTCGCTCGAAACAGCGCAACAACTAAAAAACATTTTAGGAGCACAATACATTGACGATTTATTGGATGAAACAAGTTAA
- a CDS encoding helix-turn-helix domain-containing protein, whose product MLIFSQRLKWLREKRGLTQAEMAEKLNMSQPGYSKIESGRSEPNLETLVKLPKILGEDLNFIVGLDDYTFEAKQASDELHNVNQKLHSILGNIDFVINNYDEDHKELFDARKDILEQQLLELKIDQSKLQKKLDNYLSNIPQKKDQ is encoded by the coding sequence TTGCTAATTTTTTCTCAAAGACTAAAATGGTTAAGAGAAAAAAGGGGATTAACCCAAGCTGAAATGGCCGAAAAATTAAACATGTCGCAACCTGGATATTCTAAAATTGAATCTGGCCGCAGTGAACCCAATCTCGAAACCTTAGTCAAATTGCCTAAAATACTTGGCGAAGATTTAAATTTCATCGTGGGTCTTGATGACTATACTTTTGAAGCCAAACAAGCATCAGATGAATTACATAACGTAAATCAAAAGTTACATTCGATATTAGGCAATATTGATTTTGTAATTAACAACTACGACGAGGATCATAAAGAATTATTCGATGCCCGCAAGGATATCTTGGAACAACAATTACTGGAGTTAAAAATTGATCAAAGTAAATTGCAGAAAAAACTTGATAATTATTTATCCAACATCCCGCAGAAAAAAGATCAATAA
- a CDS encoding zinc ribbon domain-containing protein, producing the protein MLCKSCKKEISDDAKFCPECEASLISSSLEDRLRESVRLLNENKLKEADELLSALYADCPDHPVVLNNIGILHLKHKNKKAAREMFKAALEKKPDFKLAKKNLKKISISRNISLPLGAFIFIVSIIFSYKTLFATNAQSQITSSQHSSNQSYNKNNTESSIGKFNDDDVSFTSSNINYSSIQYLGIDLPPHLLRYNMGKKDKSGSFYENFTKEPPSNSVLVYEGVKTPQKFIWSQISVYSLTNGNIELDGIRSLLLGTNNFNRHIILPKNLFTGKKWSYSSGSGENLETTNSEILGLANVKTPFKTFRDCLVVKSLVKYPNANTNKDDHIVTDFYAPSVGMVREDLTQNGKTSTVFSLYSISPPITITTQNQNDANDTNSIQNSPRVNSLPNISTVIDPSITQMQVITEIESKENKIEQYIMKNINQNNEQHLYPIQILYQEDSNGLLYARIVVHHEFGSSNDTEKISNNRYIERNELINLFKSWYLPAINMGGSFNVIASNPVIIWFKDYKTNQSVGVGVSTIPFLWQPEFSRRLWYKSHGHISNTNHNNNDISSVLLQSPNGDNVWGLIDNFFGVNSN; encoded by the coding sequence ATGTTATGCAAAAGCTGCAAGAAAGAAATATCGGATGACGCAAAGTTTTGTCCGGAATGTGAGGCTTCATTAATATCATCCTCTCTTGAAGATCGTTTGCGTGAAAGTGTTCGATTACTAAACGAAAATAAACTGAAAGAAGCTGATGAGTTATTGAGTGCTCTCTATGCAGATTGCCCTGATCACCCTGTAGTTCTCAATAACATTGGCATCCTGCATCTAAAACATAAAAACAAAAAAGCAGCCAGAGAAATGTTCAAGGCCGCTTTAGAGAAAAAACCTGATTTTAAGTTGGCGAAGAAAAATTTAAAAAAAATTAGTATTTCGAGAAACATAAGCCTTCCACTCGGAGCTTTCATTTTTATTGTCTCGATTATTTTTTCTTATAAAACTCTTTTTGCAACAAATGCTCAATCCCAAATTACTTCTTCTCAACATTCTTCTAATCAATCGTATAATAAAAACAATACAGAATCTTCTATAGGAAAATTCAATGATGATGATGTATCATTTACATCATCTAACATAAACTATTCAAGTATTCAATACCTAGGCATTGATCTTCCACCTCATCTTCTTAGATATAATATGGGAAAAAAAGATAAAAGCGGCTCGTTTTATGAAAACTTCACTAAAGAGCCTCCTAGTAATTCAGTTCTCGTTTATGAAGGAGTTAAAACTCCACAAAAATTTATATGGTCACAAATATCTGTTTACTCATTGACGAATGGGAACATAGAATTAGATGGAATTCGAAGTCTACTATTGGGTACCAATAATTTCAATAGACATATTATTCTTCCTAAAAACTTATTCACAGGTAAAAAATGGTCCTATTCGAGTGGTTCCGGTGAAAATCTCGAAACCACAAATTCAGAAATTCTCGGTTTAGCTAATGTAAAAACACCATTTAAAACATTCCGAGATTGTTTAGTTGTGAAAAGTCTCGTTAAATACCCAAACGCCAATACGAATAAAGATGATCATATTGTTACTGATTTTTATGCTCCATCTGTCGGAATGGTTAGAGAAGATTTAACACAAAACGGAAAAACATCAACTGTATTTTCTTTGTATTCCATATCTCCACCCATCACGATTACTACCCAAAATCAAAACGATGCAAACGATACAAATTCAATTCAAAATTCGCCACGTGTAAATTCATTGCCAAATATAAGTACTGTAATTGATCCATCAATCACTCAGATGCAAGTAATAACTGAAATTGAATCAAAAGAAAACAAAATAGAGCAATACATTATGAAAAATATCAACCAAAATAATGAACAACACTTATATCCGATCCAGATATTATATCAAGAGGATTCTAATGGATTACTTTATGCAAGAATTGTCGTTCATCATGAATTCGGATCTAGTAATGATACAGAAAAGATTTCAAACAATCGCTATATCGAAAGAAACGAATTAATAAATCTGTTTAAATCATGGTACTTGCCTGCAATAAATATGGGTGGTTCGTTTAATGTTATTGCAAGTAATCCTGTAATTATTTGGTTTAAAGATTATAAAACCAATCAATCTGTCGGTGTTGGGGTATCGACAATACCATTCTTATGGCAACCAGAATTTTCCCGTCGATTATGGTATAAGTCTCATGGACACATAAGCAATACAAATCACAATAATAATGACATATCATCTGTTTTATTACAAAGTCCCAATGGTGATAATGTTTGGGGATTGATTGATAATTTTTTCGGGGTTAACTCTAATTAA
- a CDS encoding transglycosylase SLT domain-containing protein, whose protein sequence is MADKQIGIRLNVQSTGLVQVDDALETISRNLKNMNEFVTQRQQKGWGTETQTKELREQLRYMQQMLQLTERMARTAGVHSDSFANYSHEIGLMQRDLGSTNSYKNGMSGWIHNRFGSQAAGGFERVSSYLGRGAALYGGWNVLSTIQSGLNAGTQLSYGYGDLAKRMAPNVNSQQYGINMSNALQGYGYSDQAILQSATMYGAATGRMDTNKFTQQMRSIEQVGRNYGLDLSGVTQYFSNAWTSGVTGGSQAEMRPQELANLTANAVIRGNMQGKEPQVMSQLQSIMQMNVATAGQAGDMTQLGGLLTLINKSGNQGLIANVGPLMNGFNNMIRNPGGGYAGQAMIWQALSKAHPGMSYFQLSDMASQGISGSGNLSAVLSYVSGITKNKDQQAYMLSKMGAGNQHVVKQFLDTAETSNGTFNQKAIDDFAKQAKTSPGNIPQNITDQYRNMSQELSHAADILGQNTVALNAPKDALMAKAVNAGGLPMYYGLSAIGAITAGSTAWKVGKGAVKIGKRIGSKLFSRGGGINTPVQTAQDTTIADSPVADTSIADTAVVDTATTTTGSVIAGGEAAAGTEAAMGVATGLEAVGAGADATGVGLPVGLILGLAGLVTAGGAGVYSWWKHKQQQSPKPAYGPPVPTQAQIQAGLAQTKISNAASGSELAPIVASTIIALAPYMQQLKPYLTGTSSNGKSIHDLMYRGQPQTTNDLVNRPNGINSPWSGLMNLNYNSNGMNGSSGTIGVGNFKAVAAPGSTTDAINYWSQKYGVPGYISYAIANAESGLRPDAEGDKGTSWGLFQLHQNGGQGTGYTAGQLKNPMLNAQIGLRSIAEAYKKAKSLGIPEGPQMAQWVAEHSGHPGGNVNQGVHSSLDDNIRNYAQQILGGTLKIQGANLNINVKQPDGSTSKHQVKIQATYAGQNPFAGASSFGPA, encoded by the coding sequence ATGGCCGATAAACAAATTGGAATTCGCTTAAATGTTCAGAGCACAGGATTGGTGCAAGTGGATGACGCGCTTGAAACCATCTCCAGAAACCTTAAAAACATGAATGAATTTGTTACGCAACGACAACAAAAGGGTTGGGGAACGGAAACTCAAACAAAAGAGCTACGTGAACAGTTGCGCTATATGCAACAAATGCTTCAACTTACAGAACGAATGGCGCGGACGGCCGGCGTTCATTCGGATAGTTTTGCAAATTACAGTCATGAAATAGGTCTTATGCAAAGGGATTTAGGTAGCACAAATTCCTATAAAAACGGCATGTCGGGCTGGATACATAATCGTTTTGGAAGTCAGGCTGCTGGGGGATTTGAGCGTGTTTCTTCCTATTTGGGACGTGGAGCAGCGTTATATGGTGGTTGGAATGTACTTAGTACCATTCAATCCGGATTGAATGCCGGAACCCAATTGTCTTATGGATATGGCGATCTTGCAAAACGTATGGCGCCTAATGTGAATTCTCAGCAATATGGCATCAACATGTCAAATGCATTGCAAGGGTATGGGTATTCGGATCAAGCTATTTTACAGTCTGCAACAATGTATGGTGCCGCGACTGGAAGAATGGATACGAATAAATTTACCCAACAAATGCGTTCAATCGAGCAAGTAGGGAGAAACTACGGGCTTGATTTATCCGGTGTAACGCAATATTTTTCGAATGCATGGACTAGCGGCGTAACGGGTGGTTCACAAGCGGAAATGAGGCCGCAGGAATTGGCGAATTTAACGGCAAATGCTGTGATCCGCGGGAATATGCAAGGGAAAGAACCGCAAGTAATGAGCCAATTGCAATCGATCATGCAAATGAATGTTGCAACTGCTGGTCAAGCTGGAGATATGACGCAATTAGGTGGATTGTTAACTCTCATAAACAAAAGTGGAAATCAGGGGCTTATTGCAAATGTCGGTCCTCTAATGAACGGATTCAACAATATGATCCGGAATCCGGGTGGCGGATACGCTGGACAAGCGATGATCTGGCAAGCTTTATCAAAAGCACATCCGGGAATGAGCTATTTCCAACTGTCCGATATGGCTTCTCAAGGAATATCCGGTTCTGGTAACTTATCCGCCGTTTTAAGTTATGTATCGGGGATAACGAAAAATAAAGACCAACAGGCTTATATGCTCAGCAAGATGGGCGCCGGCAATCAACACGTAGTAAAGCAGTTCTTGGATACGGCAGAAACATCGAACGGAACGTTTAACCAGAAAGCCATTGATGACTTTGCGAAACAAGCGAAAACTTCACCAGGTAACATACCGCAAAATATAACTGACCAATACAGAAATATGTCGCAAGAGCTTTCCCATGCAGCAGATATTCTAGGTCAGAATACCGTTGCTTTAAATGCACCGAAAGATGCGCTTATGGCTAAAGCAGTAAACGCAGGTGGATTGCCAATGTATTATGGGTTATCAGCTATTGGAGCAATAACCGCTGGTTCAACTGCATGGAAGGTAGGCAAAGGCGCTGTAAAAATCGGCAAACGTATTGGCTCAAAATTATTTAGTCGTGGCGGCGGAATAAATACGCCTGTACAAACCGCACAGGACACGACTATTGCAGATTCTCCGGTAGCTGACACTTCTATAGCAGATACAGCTGTAGTTGATACCGCAACTACAACAACGGGCTCTGTAATTGCAGGCGGGGAAGCGGCGGCAGGAACAGAAGCAGCAATGGGTGTGGCCACTGGACTTGAAGCAGTTGGAGCGGGGGCGGATGCAACTGGTGTCGGTCTTCCTGTTGGGCTCATTTTAGGATTGGCTGGATTAGTCACTGCCGGAGGAGCCGGGGTTTATTCTTGGTGGAAACATAAACAGCAACAAAGTCCAAAACCTGCATACGGGCCACCTGTACCGACTCAGGCACAAATTCAAGCAGGATTGGCGCAAACCAAAATTTCGAATGCAGCGTCTGGAAGTGAATTAGCTCCCATTGTTGCAAGTACGATCATTGCTTTAGCGCCTTATATGCAGCAACTAAAGCCCTATCTGACAGGTACATCATCAAATGGAAAGTCAATTCATGATCTTATGTATCGTGGTCAGCCACAAACAACCAATGATTTAGTGAATCGGCCGAACGGAATAAATAGTCCGTGGAGCGGATTGATGAACTTGAATTACAACTCGAACGGAATGAATGGATCGTCCGGCACGATAGGCGTTGGTAATTTCAAAGCGGTAGCTGCTCCAGGAAGCACGACGGATGCGATCAACTATTGGTCGCAGAAGTACGGTGTTCCAGGTTACATATCGTATGCGATTGCGAATGCTGAAAGTGGATTAAGACCAGACGCAGAAGGCGACAAGGGAACAAGTTGGGGGTTATTCCAACTCCATCAAAATGGCGGCCAAGGAACCGGATATACTGCCGGCCAATTAAAAAACCCGATGCTGAACGCTCAAATCGGGCTTAGATCCATTGCTGAAGCATACAAAAAAGCAAAATCACTAGGCATTCCAGAAGGCCCGCAAATGGCGCAATGGGTTGCTGAGCATTCCGGCCATCCTGGAGGCAATGTGAATCAAGGGGTTCACTCTTCACTCGATGACAACATAAGGAATTATGCTCAACAAATATTAGGCGGAACATTGAAAATTCAAGGCGCTAATTTGAATATCAACGTAAAACAACCTGATGGATCAACAAGTAAGCATCAGGTGAAAATACAAGCTACCTATGCCGGTCAAAATCCATTTGCTGGAGCATCGTCTTTTGGACCTGCGTAG